The Micromonospora sp. NBC_00421 DNA window GCCACGCCCGCAAGCCCGCCTGCGGGGCGTGCACCCTGACCCGGCTCTGCCCGTCGTACGGGCTCGGGCCGACCGAACCGGCCGCCGCCGCGAAGCTGCTCAAGGGCCCCCGTGCCCGGGAGCTCGCGGTCGCCGCCGGGGTCGACCCGGAGCTGGTGCCCGCGCAGGCCGTGGTCGCGGAGGCACCGTGAAGCGTCGGCTCGCCGCGCTGGTCGTCCCGGTGCTGCTGGCGCTCGCCGGCTGCACCGCCACCGCCGGGCGGCAGGACTCCGCCACCGGCCCCGACCAGGGACGGCCCGCCCGCCCGTCACCGTTCGCCGACTGCGCCACCCTGACCGGCCGGCCGTCCACCACCCCCACGGGCACCACCACCCCCGCGCCGACCGGGTCCGTCGCCCCGTCCGACCCGGCCGCGCCGACCGGGTCCGTCGGGGCCGGCGACGGCGGCGGTACGGTCGGCAGCCCGGCCCCGGCCGGCGGTGGCGGAGGTCTGCTGCCCGAACTGGTGCTCTCCTGCTTCACCGGCGGCGCTCCGGTGGCGCTGCGCGACATCCACGGTCCGGCCGTGATCAACGTGTGGGCCTCCTGGTGCCCGCCCTGCCGCAAGGAGCTGCCGGCCTTCCAACGGCTCAGCGTCCGCGCCGCCGG harbors:
- a CDS encoding TlpA family protein disulfide reductase; this encodes MKRRLAALVVPVLLALAGCTATAGRQDSATGPDQGRPARPSPFADCATLTGRPSTTPTGTTTPAPTGSVAPSDPAAPTGSVGAGDGGGTVGSPAPAGGGGGLLPELVLSCFTGGAPVALRDIHGPAVINVWASWCPPCRKELPAFQRLSVRAAGQLQVIGVNSRDSRDGAQAIGEDFGIRFPVLFDQGEALQRELRRTAVPLTLLVDAQGRVRHIDTSGALDDARLADLVRRHLGLVVPA